The sequence GTGCCCAGCGGCTCCACGGGAATCTCCGCGACGACGCCCGCCAGCATCTCCCGGCCCTGGCCGAAGAGCTGGACGAAGCGCGCCTTGGGCCCGAAGGCCTTCTCCACGGCCGGGACCAGGCTCTCACGCGCCTTCGTCACGCGGCGCAGGTCCTTCGGGTTCGGAGGCCCTTCGGCGAACGCGGGGCTGCCCATCAGCGTCATCACGGCGAGTGCGACAAATGGGTTTCTCATTTCACTCCTGGGAATGGGGAAGCCGCGACGGGAGCGCGGTGACAGGGTTCTCTCAATGTCTGGGATTGAGTTGCTTTTAAACTGGTTATTCAAGAATAAGCGGAAAGTTGAATGGGTAATGCAAGGGCACGGCGGGGCGCGGCGTGTTACGAGCCCTGCATGGCGAAAACCCTTCCCCCCGAGCGGCCGCGCGCGGTCCTCGTCGGCGTCCAGCTTCCCGGTGTCACGGACGAGGCGCATGCCGCGGACCTCGCGGAGCTGAAGCGGCTGGTGCACACGCTGGGCTTCGACGCGGTGGCGACCGTGTCCCAGCGCCGGCAGCGGCTGGCCACCGGCACGGTGCTGGGCTCCGGCAAGCTCAAGGAGCTGGCGGCGCTCACCGGCGGCACGGGCGTCATCCTGTCTGGCGCACAGAACAAGGCGTCCAAGGCCCGGGAGAAGTGGGAGGCCGAAGCCGGCGAGGACTCCGAAGCCGCGCCCGAAGCAGGGCCTGACGCCGCCGGTGCCCCCGGTGACGAGGACCCGGACGCGGAGGACCTGCTCGACGAGGACGACGCCACGGACCTGGAGGCCCCCGCGATGGAGCCGGGGCCGAAGCCCACGGTGGTGGTCGTGGACCACGAGCTGTCCCCCAGCCAGCTTCGCAACCTGGAGCGGGCCACCGGCGCGCAGGTGCTGGACCGCGCGGGCGTCATCGTGGACATCTTCCACCGGCACGCGAAGAGCCACGAGGCGCGCATGCAGGTGGAGATCGCCCGGCTCAACTACCTGGCCCCGCGCCTGCGTGAGTCCTCGGGAGGCCGCGAGCGCCAGCAGGGCCGCGGCTCGGGTGACTCCGCGGTGGAGCTGGACCGCCGCAAGATCCGCGACCGCCTGGCGGAGCTGCGCGAGGGCCTGGCGGCCATCCAGAAGGACCAGGACCAGCGCCGGTACGCGCGGCGCGACCAGCTGCGCGTGGCGCTGGTGGGCTACACGAACGCGGGCAAGTCATCGCTGATGCGGGCGCTGACGGGCAGCGCGGTGCTGGTGGCGGATCAGCTCTTCGCCACGCTGGACACGACGGTGCGAGCGATGCAGCCGGAGACGCGGCCGCGCATCCTCGTCTCGGACACGGTGGGCTTCATCCAGAA comes from Corallococcus macrosporus and encodes:
- the hflX gene encoding GTPase HflX, coding for MAKTLPPERPRAVLVGVQLPGVTDEAHAADLAELKRLVHTLGFDAVATVSQRRQRLATGTVLGSGKLKELAALTGGTGVILSGAQNKASKAREKWEAEAGEDSEAAPEAGPDAAGAPGDEDPDAEDLLDEDDATDLEAPAMEPGPKPTVVVVDHELSPSQLRNLERATGAQVLDRAGVIVDIFHRHAKSHEARMQVEIARLNYLAPRLRESSGGRERQQGRGSGDSAVELDRRKIRDRLAELREGLAAIQKDQDQRRYARRDQLRVALVGYTNAGKSSLMRALTGSAVLVADQLFATLDTTVRAMQPETRPRILVSDTVGFIQKLPHDLVASFRSTLDEALEASLLLYVVDASDPTWAAQLEVTRTVLREIGAEVVPSKLLFNKVDRLDAAAQEALKAGHPDALQLSAHRPDDVAMLRKEIIAFFEASMVEADLLIPYARQARIGEVYEHTTVVSQAYDETGSRLRVRGLPGAIARLTRSLQE